TATAAATCTATAAGAATTACGTTCTCTAAATAATTCCTTAGTTTCTCTAGTTTGTTTACGTGTTAATTTTAGTGTGAAATGTTTATCGAATTGGCGTTCATCTGGAAGTGCTATTCCACTGATCACGCCATTGTTGTTTCGTACTCTGATCAAGAAAGACCAACCTTTTTCTTGGATGTGCGCTAAGGTATTATAAGATTCATATCCTCTATCGCCAATAATGAGCGCCTTAGGGATTTTAGAACGAGCGATCATTTTATTCAAGGCATTGCGCTCATTATCCATACCTTTTTGGACGATCACATCTGTATAAATTTGTTTGTCTAAGTCAAAGAGTGCGTTAAGGTGAAGTAAATTATAAGCTTTGCGACCATTTGGAGATGGAAAATAAGAGCTTTTATCAGTTGGATCAGTTGGGATATGAATACTAGAGCCATCGATAGCTAGGATCCTGATTTGACTTTGAGTGTTTTGTGATAATCGATCGGAAAACAGATGGAAGAATTTTTTAAACGCCTCAGCTTTTACTTTATATCTTTGTTGTGTAAAAGCTGAAACAGTGAGTTCCGGTATACCTCCTGTTAGTTGTGATAATTCACTTAGAATAGTCCCGCCACCCATTGATAGAATATAAAGTAGCGTGTCTTTAAAAACAAGTTTTCTCTGACGTATAAAATCACGTTTGGGATCGACAACATATTTTTCTTTTTCTTGGTCGATCGAGTCAAGGGTAGTTAAAAATAACTTTTTCAGTTGTGCTATATTCATAATGCTCACCTCCGTACATTAATAATCTCTATTAACGTCATAGATGTCAAAAAAGAGAGCTTGTATAGGATCTCTTTTTTATTATAGGGATGTTAGCAAGAAAGGAAAAAATGGATAATAAACTTCAAAGGGCACTTTTAAAACTTGAGTAATTTCAGGATATTAAACTTAAAAACGTAACTTATTTATTGTTCTGCCCGATCAATATTTACACTCCTACAAGAAACTTTACATAATTCTCTCAGCTTCTTTACGCCTTATATACTGTAAATGAGATCTTAGATTATTTGACCAGTCAATACTTTATCTCGACGATCGATCTACCGTTAAAAGGGCAGGTCTTATCTGCACCAGAAGAATTTAAAGCTTTGGTCGTTGAATTTTCATCTGCTGATATTTACAAAGTTATTTTAGACCTAGACTAGATGAAACAACGATCAAAGCGATTTTAGGAGATAAAGTCTCAGCAACAAAACGCTAAAGAGCAAATATTTTTGGTTTTGCTCCGTTTGCTTGAGATAACTAAGAAATCTCTACGAAGCTCTTTTATGCAGCAACATTTACTGTATGAACTGATTTTTTGGTTATTATTAAGTCAACTTGGAAAGCGATTTTTTTAAAGTATTTATACTCTTTCACAAGCTGAGGAGATCTATCAAGCCAATACATGGATCAAACAAAATTACAAAAATTCTTTTACAGTTGGAGATCTAGCTAAGAAACAAAAAAATGAGCATCTTGTTATTTCATCAAAAATTTAAATTCGCTGTTGGTATGACGCCATTACAATGCCAAAGAAGATTGATCTGATTTGATGTTCGAACAGGGGATACGCGTTTTTTGAAGCGGCTTTAGAAGTTGTCTATGAGGGTGTTTCGCAATTTATTCATGATTATAAAAAGATCTTTGAATGGATGCCTAAAGAAGATATTTAGAAGAATAGAACATTTTTTAGAGAATTCGGCAAGTTTATTCTAGGGATGTTTGTTAAATTAAAAAGAATAGGGCGCTCTACTAACAGACAAGCAAGGTAAACCATATATAGTTAGGAAATTTTGACATTTTTAGCAAATGAACTTTGCGATAAATTATGTGTAGCAGCACAAACTAAGAGCCATGAGTTAGGGGGCAAGATCAGTTTTGCTATTTGCGATCAAAATGGCTGACCCAAGCTTTATCTGTGTTTTGGGGATGCCTTAGTTTCAAGTACGATCTTAGTACCTGCTAAACCTTATACTGCTGCTATCCCACAGAGTACAACTTCTTCAATTAAAAAATTAGTAGCTGAAAAAGATGGATTTCCTGAGCTAGAGAAAAATAGCTATTACGTATATAATACTGATAGCTATTTTTCTCACCAAAACTACTTTTTATAATGTATATTATGTAAACTAGAGTATATCATACGAATTATAAAACTCTCCCTCTTTATTTTTCGTGGGAAGCTCCATGACAATATATAATTTTACTTTCTTACCGTTTTTTAAAGTGACCATACACCGCTTCCGATTGAACGCATACATAGCATCCCAATGGACACGCTCTTAACAGCTTTCTGCGATACTCATATTCAGTTGAAGCTCCAACATCATTTGTGTAGTCGATCTGAGCGACTAAAGCTAATTTGAACATCTTCACACGCCATTGATCTGGATCTTCATCAATGTTATTTCTGATGTAAAACATTTGTGTAGCTGTATTCAAAAGCTTTAGTGCATCCCGTTCCAGCTTGATATATACATCTTCATCTCTTACTTGTCCACCAAGTTCTTGGTACTCCGAAAAGATCAGCATTTAGCCCAGTCCTCTCTTAAGCTCCTGTGCCACCTGTTGCAACTTCTGCCCCCGGAACTAATGCAGGATCTAATTCAGCTTTGTATGCAACAACACCGATCGTACGTGGATCAATGCCATCTACAACTTCCCAAGTACTTGACTTTCCAAGCTCTTCGATCGTTGGGTATGCTCCTTTAGCTGGTTCAAATGATGGTTTGACCGAAGTACCAGCAACATGGATCGTACCTACACGTTTTTGAATAATCACATCTGTCCCACCATCTTTAGTTGGATCGTACTTAGTCTCGGTACTTGCTAAAATGCTAGAATAGCGAACTGCTCCCGGTGCAAAAATATAAGATGTTGTTGTTGGCTTTTGTTTGTTACTCAAGTCAACTGGAATATCGTCATCAAGCACGATCCGCAAGCCGTTATAAGCTTCAAATGGTAAAGCACCATTTTGTGGCTGGATCGTTTCGATAAGATTTTGCATCTTCATCATCGAGTAAGTAGCAGAGTTGACCGCGATCGCACCAAAAGAAGTATCTTGTAAGTCGCCCATCAAACTAATAGCGGCGATAAATCCTTTAGCACTAAAGGCTGCATCCGTTGGCGTCTTAACAGTAGCGTCATAAAATTTCGTATTTTTTACTTTGCTGACTCCCATGACACCATTTAAAACAGCTAATAACATCTTTTCATCTGCACGAATCCAGAAATTACCGAAACGATTACCGATTGTTGCTTGAGTAGGTGCACCAGAGATCATTTGTGACAACGAAGTATAGCCAAAAGCTTTAGTTTGATAAAATTTCAAACCTAATTGCTTCCCGGATGTGAGTTGATTTACTTGAATATCATCCGTGTCGGTCCAGTTATCTGGATCGCCAGATAAATCATTAATGAATGGTACTGTGATCTTTGTACCGGCATCAAGTAAACGTGGTCCAAGATCTGGATCGGGTGTCAAAATACCACTTAATACAAAGCGGTTAGTTTTAAGTGTTGTATTCAATACATAATTCCCGAAAACTTCAGGAATAATCATGTCAGATAAATGTGTTGCCATAATTTAAAATTCCACCTTTCTATTTGTTGCCGAACCAACTTCGCCATTGTGCAGGATCTTTACGATATAGCTCCGTTTGTTCGTCTAATGACATATTTTTAGGATCGTTAGCAATATTAGAGCTAGGATTACCACCAGCGAATAGACTAACAGGGCCTTTTTCCTGTTTTTCTTCTTGTTTTGGTGTAAATAAATAGGCATCTGTTTTTTGAAGCTCTTCTAACTGTTCGGATAATCCGAATAGTTGACCTTCTTCATCGACAGATACCTTATCCATATCTAACAACGCAAGTGCTGCCTTTGTATTTTTAGCACCTGCATCTTTCAATGCATTACTGATCGCAAAATCTTTAGCTTGTTGTGCGATCTTACTTTGATAATCTTTGGATGTTTGCTCGTTTTCCTTTCGCAATTTGTCGATCTCTTGAGCTAACTCTTGATTATCACCAGCAGTTTTTTCAAGTTTCTTTAGTTGCTTGTCGCGATCGCTGATCTGCTGTTGCAGGTCTGTCACTTGCTCTTCTGCTTGTGCAAGCTTTCCTTTGATCTCATTTGTTGACTTGCCATGTTGAGTCAAAACAGCTTGAACTTGCTCATCACTAAGTCCTAAGTTCTGTAAAAATTCTCGTTGCATTATGCGATACCTCCTAACGTATTTATTTTACGTGGAACGCTCCACGCTGATCTGATCGCATAAAAAATAAGCCTTTTTACGACTTGCTTAGGTCAAATATTAGAGTTTCATGTCGTTGATGTTCCGTCCTAGTTTTTCAACTAGCTTCATATTATCGAAAGTAGGCTTACACCAAAGTTTTAAATCTAAGGTAACATCAACAGTTGAGACTTTAGTGTCTCCATCATATTTGATTCCAAAAACACTGACACCTACTTTATTTCCCTTTGCATCTTGTAAATTTTTTTGTGCTTTTTCAACGCATTCTTCACAGATCAAGACATTATCATTTTCTGGACTTACACCAAGTAATTCATTTGTAATCTCAGCACCACAAAAATCACAAACTTCAACAACATTCTTTTTCATAGCTATACATTCCTTTCTTGTAACAAAAAAGCACCGGTTTCCCGATGCTAAAGTAAAGTTACTGTGTTTCCTTCGAATTTCCCTTGAACAATAAGATTTAAAACATCCCTTCTAGCTGTTAAGCCGCTAAATGTTGATAAACCCTTTATTTCAAAAATATTACCTTGATCATCACTAATTTTCTGTCCCACTTTAAACTTGAGACTAGGGACAGTAATGCAAGTTGTATCTTTAAAATCTAAGTAATAAACATCCAAAGCTTTCATTCGCCATCCCTCAAATCTTCTAAGTCTTTTGTATATTTCTTAATGAGCAATCTTGTGTTTTCTATCTCTTGTTCTGTAAGTTTCCACTTATCAGAATTTTCAAGCAAAATATTTCCTGCCTCAATTTCTCGCTTACAAATTTCTGCATTATTTTTAGGCTCACCGTGAGCTCGTTTCTGCTTTGCATGTATTAATTCTTCGTGAATTGCTGCTCTACCTGCTTTAGAAGAAAACATTATCAAATCATCGCCAATAATTGAAGCTTCCGCACCGATATTCGAAAGCCTTTCATCTATTTCAGGTCCCATAAGGATCTTACCACCAGATTTTCTAAAGCTTTTTGTTATCCTATTCAACTCTGGTCGGCTTATCGGAACAGATGTTTTATCAACTACTTTCTTTCTAGTCATATTATACCTTATATCTTGCCTAAATTGCTCAATTACTGCCCTATTTGGTGAAATTATTTGTTCACGATCGTACTGCCGTGTCAAGAAGTCATTGTCTTTCACTAGATTGCGTAACTTAGCTTGATACCCTCTAATAGCTTGATTGAACTTTCTCTCACTTGATACGTCATTTTGACGTCTGGCAAGATCTAAATTGTACTTTAGACGTCTGATATTTCTCTCGTAGTATCGTTGCTTTTGTTGGATCTTTTGCTTTTCAATCGCTTCTTTAGGGTCGTACTGCTTTTGAAAATTATGCGACACCCCTTTGATATACGGATATAACTTATGACCACAGTTTATACCAAAGCACCCACTTGGCTTACCATAACCGTGATCATAGATGCTAGGATATTCAGGATCGTATCTTGAGCTTTCTCTTGGAACGATATTGACTATCTTCCCTTGAATAGGAGCGCATGCAGGTCTTGATGCTGGATGACTAGACATAGTTGCTAGCACACTGCCAAAATCTTTCATGCTTTGAATACGCAGATCGTTATAAGTTCTAGCTGTAGTAGTACGGATCACAGTGCGAGTATAACCTTCTAAACTCCAGTTGTGTCCAGCTTTGTCTACTAAATTAGTTTTGATACCATTATCACGCCATTTATAGATATTGTCCTTTAAGGCTCTGTCAGGCGTTTTGAGACCTGTTTGCACTTCTAAGGCTGTTTGATTGATAATATCTTGATAAACTCTCACAGCCCCATTTCTCGCACGATTAGTGGATAATAGCGACTGATTAACATTGTTATCAATATCTCTAAATGTTTGCGCAGCGTAACTATTAACGATGCTGTTCACTTCTGGACTGATCGGCTTATTTTGTTTCAGCGCGTCAGATAGTTCAGCATTGATGTCCTTTGCGACTTCTAGCCCATCATCTTTGATCAAATCATAGATATAGCTCTCAGCTTTTCCAGAGGTATTTGAGACAATTCGGATCGTCTCTTTAGTAAGAGCGCCAATTTTAGCTAAAGCTCTTAGACGCCATTCTAAAATGCTGTCTGGATCATCCTGATTTATTAGTTCAGGTCTCGTTGCCTTGAAGTTATCTATCAGCAAATAAAAGATCTTTTGTTGTAGCTTAACGTAATAATCAGCTATCTTGTCCGCTTTCGCCAACATCTGTTCTAGTTCCATCGTCAGCACCTCCGAACAAGCCTACCTCACCACTTGGTGCAGGCTCGCTACTTGACTTTTCTTCTTCAAGTTGTTGTATCCATTCATCAGCAGTAGCTTCATCTAAGCTGTAATTACGTATCAAAAACTGCTTGATCGGTAATGCATTTGCTTGTAGTGCTTGCAGATCGTTTTTCAGTTGCGCATCTTGATCAATAAATACACCATCGTTGAAATCGATGTTAATATTGACCTTTTGCACATCACCAGTCCAACGAGCTTTCCCATCGCTAAAAAGCTCGCCACATTGAGCAAGTTCTAAAATAGCATCTACCAGTTGTGCGATCGTCTTTTCTACCATGGTCAGATAACTTGATCTAGTTTGATACGTCATCGAATTATTTGAAACTACTTCTGTCGCAGTTTGTATACCGCTGGCACTTTGTGTGAATGTCCCTTGCGAGAGTCCGATCTCATTTTCAAACTCATGTAAGAAAAATTCCATTGTGCTTGAATACTGATCCACACGGATCGCAACAGACATATCATGAAAGCCGATAGTACCATCATCACCGTACATAGCTTGATAAACTGTTTCATCTGGATCAAACATTGGTGGATGAGTATCGTTATCTCTCCGCCTTGAATTAGCATTTGGACGTTTTAGCCACGACTTAGGAACTACCATGCGTCTTTTGCCTGATCTAACGTCCCAAATAAATTCATCATGGGTGCGATTGATCGCATCTACTGTTGATCTAGCGTTATCAATCAAACCTAATCCCAACGGACTTTCTAACATCTTGTTGTTAGCCCCGGGAGTCTTGAAGAAAGCGAACAAAGGTTTAACTAAACCCGTTAGCGTCGCCGTTTCTTGCGTATCAGCATATTCATCGATTGAACTTAACGGCACCTGCACACCAACACTATCAGCGCTATCCGATCGGTAAAGCTCATTTATGATCACATAGTTGTCGCCTTGCCATTCGTGAAACTCAAGGAGCGTATAGTAAACATTCTTGTCATCTTCGACGACCGTTGTCTTACTTGCAATTGCAGCTTCTTTGACATCGTTTGTATTAACATGCAACGGATAAAATTGGTCTGCCGTGATCCAAGCAAGTTTTATCTTGTCATCTTGTACATAAGGTCTGATAGCTCCACTACCTAAAGCGATCCATTTTTCAAGGTATTCTTCAAAAGTTAAGTAGAACTCATTATCTAAAAAGACGCTTTCAAGCAACTCATTTGCCTTCTTGTCATCTCCGATCTCGACCTTACATCCCTCATTAAAGATGATCGAGGCTAATCGTCTTGCAGCTAACTTAGTTACATTGACAGTTTCATACTTACTCGTTCGCTTATCGCCATAGCTATTAATAAATTCAATAGGCTTAAAATCGTTAGAATAATACTTTTTAGCTACGTTTATACGTGTGTATTCACTTGGATCCATTGCGATCCGTCTATCATCAGTAACTAACGTTAAACTCTTTATCATGCCTAAACTTGCACCACCTTTCCTAAACCAATTTTTTACCGTTGAAAGCACACCCACGTTATCGCCTCCTTTACCACTTCAAATCAAAGTCACGTTCATTGTCTAAGCACAGATACATGAATTGATCGCAAGTATGATCTTTTTCCTTGATGACTTTAGGATCATCGCTATTCAATGTTTTTTCATCCCATCGATAGTCACGATGTTCAGACAAAAAGACTTGATTGTTGTCGATGTCCAGCACAAAAATACGACCTTGCGCAAGCATATCCTGCGCCCGGTCGATCATCTCAACTTTTTTCTTTTTAGCCACTTTGTGCCAATGCACACCAAACATCGAATAATACTGATTATCTAACGCACCATCAGCACTATCTGCTGTCATATTGGCTGGATCCATATTATAGCGATCGCATATCTCTTCAACGAAGTCATGCACATCTTGTGCTAGTTCTGTCGGTGGCTTTTTGCGCACCTTACCTGCTGGGCTGTAATAATACGTATCTAACACATAAAGATTACCGTTCACTGACAGACCATAAGCACCACAGGTAGTTGCAGATACATCATGACCAATATCCATCGAAAAATAAAAATCAGTTAAATAATCATTATCAGGGATCTGGTCCACCTTTTTGAATAAATCGAAGTTATAGACGTTAGTACCTAGCCCAACAACTTCACCTAAGTAAAGCCAGCGGTAGTAGTCTGGATCATTTTCTTTGTACTTTTCAATGAGCTTTAGTTGTTGCTCAGTCGTAAAACCCAGTTCATCATCCAAGTAAGTACTCGTATCGATAAAATAGTCGGGATCGTTTTCTTTATCAGTCACCCACTCATTTACCCAGTCATACGGGTTTCTTGGTGGATTATAACTAAAGAATACTTGTACAGTATCAATATACCTTGCTTTTTGTCGGATAAACGTCGGGATCGCTTGATCAAATACATCGGTCCCTTTCATGTTCGCAGCCGCCTCAAACCATACCGAAACAATGTCACGAACCGTATTTGATTTAAGTTTGAACGGATCATCAGCACCGTAAAAATAAAACGTGCTTCCAGTCCGTCTGTGCACGATCCTGAGAGGTGATGAGTATGCTCTGAACTCATCAGATACATGCAATAGATCCATAGCCCACAAAATTTGATTATAGACACTATCGCGCAAGTATGTTGCATTCTCTCGCACACAGATCACGTTAGCCTTACGATTTTCTTGTACTTGTTGCAACACATTGACAACTAGGCGCAGACTGATTACAGATGACTTGAACGACCCACGACCACCCTTAGCGATGATATAAGGCTTTTTAGTATTCCACATACCGTAGAAATGTGGGTTTATCTGTTCAGATAATTTTACAACATTAGTCATCTTGTTTAGTCTCCTTGATGTCATCTACAACAAATACGTTATTTTGTAACCCCGATAGAGTCTCGAGCTCTTTAAGTTGCGCTTCTGCTATTTTTGCTTCAATCACTGTTTTCTTAGCCTTAGCTCTTGTCAAAGCGTTTTGCGCACATTTGATTTCCCTAGATTCCTCTTTATCTAATAGATATACGGATAGTCCAACAACATTAGAGGCCATAATTGATTTGCTATGTTAATCTTAGCTTGCGCTTTTAACATACCTTGCCATTGTTTCCTTTTTCGCCTAATATCCGAGTGATCTTTTTCATATAATCGCCAAGTCGAAACAGATACATTAAGCAACAAACATGCATCCTTAGGCGATAAACCTGTAATCATATAATTCTTCATTTCTGCAATTTTTTTATCTGTTTAGATACTCTTCCAAGCTACAGCTCACAGACCAGCGTCTTTTGTCTGTTTCATATTGCTCCCTTTCTGCAAAATAAAAAGCCAGCCGGTAAGCTGACTCTTGGATGTTATTAAAAATAAAGGTCCACGCTGGAGTTGCACCAGCACGGCATAGGGAAATACCGCTCACTAGATTAAGCCATTTTGCCACACTCTCGGAATTTACGTGGCAAGGACTTAACGCGCCCACACGCTTAGATTTATTTAGTGACGTTCTGAGCCGTCAGATTACTTGAAATAGATTAATTGATAAATAACTGTATCTCATCTATTTCTTGGATAATATCATAGTATCACTCTAGAACAGCGATTTACCAACGCATTTACGACGGATCAACGTGATTTTTCAGCGGTTTTCCGACGATTTTATTCTGATAACTTCTTATCAAGTAATTCTTTTAACTCTAATAAATCTTCATGCTTACCGTATTTTGTAATGAATGTTCTTGCCACCGATCGCTTACGCATATAGGCGGACTTCTCTTTATTCTTTTCTTGCCAACGTTTGTTTCGTTCTGTCTGTGACAATGCCATTACTTCATCACCCACCAAGCAACCAAACCAATAATGACGATCAACGCGATCGTGCTTGTGATCATCTCTTTTTTAGTTGTTCTTCTGACAGAGGCACTCATTTTAAATTTACCCTTTTGATATTCGAATAACTTCATTTGCACAACCTCCTATTTGATGTGTTATACTAAAAGTACCAAGAAGGGGAAGGGCAATTCCCCTCCTGTGGTAACTAATTAATGTTACCACTCAAAATGCCATTCGAAGCTTACGATTACCAAATGAATTTTGACGGTTAATTTGGTTTTTGTAGGCTTTTTTATTTTTAGCTTTTTGAGCAGGTTCATCAATCTCACCTCCTCCTTGGTACTATCTCATTGTACTATACACATTACAAAAATACAATACTTTTATCACTTCATAACTCTCAAATCTAGCTGATTTGTTTGAACGTGCAATTGTTCTGCAAATTCTATGCAAGCTACGATCTTTAATTCGTTGTATCTAGTCGTACTGTACTTTATTTTCTGAGCAACTTGCCAATCAGCTAACCCTTTTTAGTTTTATTTTTAACCAGCTAAAGCCACTCACAAAACTCTAACCGGTAAGGATCGATGGCACTTATTCAGCACCGTCGATCTGTAAGACCCTAGCGCAAAACTGTTGTCTTATCAAAAAATCTAAAGGAGGTCACTGCAAAAGTGGAGCGTACACTCTGATACTTCTACCGTACCTTGTAACTTTCAGACGCTTTTTCAAATCAACCAACTCGAGTAAAATTGCGCTCAATAGTAACCAATTGGTGGAGTGAAACAAGACAGAAAATATCCACAAATTTAAAAATAGTATCCATATCTATAATTTAGATGCTAACAAAATCAAGTCATCAACTTAAAAATTAGCAGTTTCAACAAGTAAATTTAACGAAATTTATTTATATAACTTAATAGAAAATCATCTCTTTGGATAAAAGTTGCAAAAAATGTCATAATTGTCTTGTAGGTCTAGGAGGTTTTATTTATTATGAACAAACGATTATGGTTTGCCATAGCTTTACTACTAAGTGTTATTTTGATCATGTGTAGTACTTATACTGGGATCATGATCTTCGCAGTTATTGGTTATCTATTGATGAGCATTTTATTTTTAAGTGCTAGTTTCTCATTGCTTGTCTTAAAGCAAACAAGTATTTTGACTGGCGGAAAAAGCATCCCGTGGGAAAAAACAAGCGGTGCGCTCAAAGCATCGATGCTTGTTTGTGGCCTAGGGGCCTTTGCAGCTGGGCTATATATCATCTTTGTTTATCTTTTTTGATGGTTGCTTTTGATCTCAAAAATGAGTAAAATTAGTCGTATGTTTTTTAAGGAGGAATGTTTCTTTGTCTGAAACTTTTAAAATAGTACTTATGCTGATCATAGGTTATTTGATCGGCTCGATCCCCTCTGGTGTATGGGTCGGAAAACTAATGTATGGAAAAGATATCCGTGATTATGGCAGTGGAAATATGGGAACGACTAATACCTTTCGCGTACTTGGAAAAAAAGCTGGTACGATCGTGCTATTGATGGACATGTTCAAAGGAACATTGGCAGCTCTATTACCTTATTTCTTTCATAGTAACGTTAATGTTTTACTTATTGGTCTTTCGGCGATCATCGGGCATGTCTATCCGATCTTTGCTGGATTTAAAGGTGGTAAGGCTGTCGCAACTAGTGTTGGCGTCTTGTTAGTATACGATCCACTCTTTTTTGTGATCGCTTGGGCAATTTTTTTGATC
This window of the Ligilactobacillus faecis genome carries:
- a CDS encoding IS4 family transposase; protein product: MNIAQLKKLFLTTLDSIDQEKEKYVVDPKRDFIRQRKLVFKDTLLYILSMGGGTILSELSQLTGGIPELTVSAFTQQRYKVKAEAFKKFFHLFSDRLSQNTQSQIRILAIDGSSIHIPTDPTDKSSYFPSPNGRKAYNLLHLNALFDLDKQIYTDVIVQKGMDNERNALNKMIARSKIPKALIIGDRGYESYNTLAHIQEKGWSFLIRVRNNNGVISGIALPDERQFDKHFTLKLTRKQTRETKELFRERNSYRFIPANVTFDFLSQKTKKADPTEFYSLEFRIVRFSVSEDKDVTVVTNLNQSSYPAWKLKKLYHLRWGIETAFRTLKHTLGLLNFHAKKIVGILQEIYAKLIVYNFTQMIIDHVSLQEKARSYQYKVNFTVAVRLCRSFIRGKSPPKRLESYISKNILPIRNGRHYKRSSSRRKASGFNYRIT
- a CDS encoding replication protein yields the protein MATHLSDMIIPEVFGNYVLNTTLKTNRFVLSGILTPDPDLGPRLLDAGTKITVPFINDLSGDPDNWTDTDDIQVNQLTSGKQLGLKFYQTKAFGYTSLSQMISGAPTQATIGNRFGNFWIRADEKMLLAVLNGVMGVSKVKNTKFYDATVKTPTDAAFSAKGFIAAISLMGDLQDTSFGAIAVNSATYSMMKMQNLIETIQPQNGALPFEAYNGLRIVLDDDIPVDLSNKQKPTTTSYIFAPGAVRYSSILASTETKYDPTKDGGTDVIIQKRVGTIHVAGTSVKPSFEPAKGAYPTIEELGKSSTWEVVDGIDPRTIGVVAYKAELDPALVPGAEVATGGTGA
- a CDS encoding PBSX family phage terminase large subunit; its protein translation is MTNVVKLSEQINPHFYGMWNTKKPYIIAKGGRGSFKSSVISLRLVVNVLQQVQENRKANVICVRENATYLRDSVYNQILWAMDLLHVSDEFRAYSSPLRIVHRRTGSTFYFYGADDPFKLKSNTVRDIVSVWFEAAANMKGTDVFDQAIPTFIRQKARYIDTVQVFFSYNPPRNPYDWVNEWVTDKENDPDYFIDTSTYLDDELGFTTEQQLKLIEKYKENDPDYYRWLYLGEVVGLGTNVYNFDLFKKVDQIPDNDYLTDFYFSMDIGHDVSATTCGAYGLSVNGNLYVLDTYYYSPAGKVRKKPPTELAQDVHDFVEEICDRYNMDPANMTADSADGALDNQYYSMFGVHWHKVAKKKKVEMIDRAQDMLAQGRIFVLDIDNNQVFLSEHRDYRWDEKTLNSDDPKVIKEKDHTCDQFMYLCLDNERDFDLKW
- a CDS encoding phage scaffolding protein yields the protein MQREFLQNLGLSDEQVQAVLTQHGKSTNEIKGKLAQAEEQVTDLQQQISDRDKQLKKLEKTAGDNQELAQEIDKLRKENEQTSKDYQSKIAQQAKDFAISNALKDAGAKNTKAALALLDMDKVSVDEEGQLFGLSEQLEELQKTDAYLFTPKQEEKQEKGPVSLFAGGNPSSNIANDPKNMSLDEQTELYRKDPAQWRSWFGNK
- a CDS encoding phage minor capsid protein — its product is MELEQMLAKADKIADYYVKLQQKIFYLLIDNFKATRPELINQDDPDSILEWRLRALAKIGALTKETIRIVSNTSGKAESYIYDLIKDDGLEVAKDINAELSDALKQNKPISPEVNSIVNSYAAQTFRDIDNNVNQSLLSTNRARNGAVRVYQDIINQTALEVQTGLKTPDRALKDNIYKWRDNGIKTNLVDKAGHNWSLEGYTRTVIRTTTARTYNDLRIQSMKDFGSVLATMSSHPASRPACAPIQGKIVNIVPRESSRYDPEYPSIYDHGYGKPSGCFGINCGHKLYPYIKGVSHNFQKQYDPKEAIEKQKIQQKQRYYERNIRRLKYNLDLARRQNDVSSERKFNQAIRGYQAKLRNLVKDNDFLTRQYDREQIISPNRAVIEQFRQDIRYNMTRKKVVDKTSVPISRPELNRITKSFRKSGGKILMGPEIDERLSNIGAEASIIGDDLIMFSSKAGRAAIHEELIHAKQKRAHGEPKNNAEICKREIEAGNILLENSDKWKLTEQEIENTRLLIKKYTKDLEDLRDGE
- a CDS encoding phage portal protein, with product MGVLSTVKNWFRKGGASLGMIKSLTLVTDDRRIAMDPSEYTRINVAKKYYSNDFKPIEFINSYGDKRTSKYETVNVTKLAARRLASIIFNEGCKVEIGDDKKANELLESVFLDNEFYLTFEEYLEKWIALGSGAIRPYVQDDKIKLAWITADQFYPLHVNTNDVKEAAIASKTTVVEDDKNVYYTLLEFHEWQGDNYVIINELYRSDSADSVGVQVPLSSIDEYADTQETATLTGLVKPLFAFFKTPGANNKMLESPLGLGLIDNARSTVDAINRTHDEFIWDVRSGKRRMVVPKSWLKRPNANSRRRDNDTHPPMFDPDETVYQAMYGDDGTIGFHDMSVAIRVDQYSSTMEFFLHEFENEIGLSQGTFTQSASGIQTATEVVSNNSMTYQTRSSYLTMVEKTIAQLVDAILELAQCGELFSDGKARWTGDVQKVNINIDFNDGVFIDQDAQLKNDLQALQANALPIKQFLIRNYSLDEATADEWIQQLEEEKSSSEPAPSGEVGLFGGADDGTRTDVGESGQDS
- the plsY gene encoding glycerol-3-phosphate 1-O-acyltransferase PlsY, with the protein product MLIIGYLIGSIPSGVWVGKLMYGKDIRDYGSGNMGTTNTFRVLGKKAGTIVLLMDMFKGTLAALLPYFFHSNVNVLLIGLSAIIGHVYPIFAGFKGGKAVATSVGVLLVYDPLFFVIAWAIFLITLYISSMVSVASMVGFLLITIVSLFFKDLLLSGVAIALTIFVFIRHYGNIERIKNGTENMVPFGLGYKHRLKKED